A region of Vigna radiata var. radiata cultivar VC1973A chromosome 6, Vradiata_ver6, whole genome shotgun sequence DNA encodes the following proteins:
- the LOC106764678 gene encoding heat shock protein 90-6, mitochondrial, which yields MHRLSTAARSSSVSALLRYGGALRRDVVAPISSSHLAKVSEKDTQARWFSILGTDKSSTIESENHPNLRRDLFLGRRCESTAAESSASSSTPAERYEYQAEVSRLMDLIVNSLYSNKEVFLRELISNASDALDKLRFLSVTEPGLLKDAVDFDIRIQTDKDNGIISITDTGIGMTRQDLVDCLGTIAQSGTAKFLKALKDSKDAGGDNNLIGQFGVGFYSAFLVADRVVVSTKSPKSDKQYVWEGEANASSYTITEETDPEKLIPRGTRLTLYLKRDDKGFAHPERIEKLVKNYSQFVSFPIYTWQEKGFTKEVEVEEDTEEAKKDAEEAKKDDQDGKTEKKKKTKTVVEKYWDWELTNETQPIWLRNPKEVTKEEYNEFYKKTFNEYLEPLASSHFTTEGEVEFRSILFVPAFAPSGKDDIINPKTKNIRLYVKRVFISDDFDGELFPRYLSFVKGVVDSNDLPLNVSREILQESRIVRIMRKRLVRKAFDMILGISMSENREDYEKFWENFGKHLKLGCIEDRENHKRIAPLLRFFSSQSEEELIGLDEYVENMKPDQKDIYYIASDSVTSAKNTPFLEKLAEKDLEVLFLVDPIDEVAIQNLKSYKEKNFVDISKEDLDLGDKNEEKEKEMKQEFGQTCDWIKKRLGEKVASVQISNRLSSSPCVLVSGKFGWSANMERLMKAQSMGDASSLEFMRSRRVFEINPDHAIIRNLDAAYKTNPNDEDALRAIDLLYDAALVSSGFTPDNPAQLGGKIYEMMGMALTGKWSTPDQFQSTVAQPHIPETVEAEVVEPTEAGGQK from the exons ATGCACAGACTCTCCACCGCTGCTCGTTCTTCATCCGTCTCCGCCTTGTTGCGCTATGGCGGCGCACTTCGAAGGGACGTGGTTGCTCCCATTTCCTCTTCTCACTTAGCTAAG GTGAGTGAGAAGGACACCCAAGCTAGATGGTTTTCTATTCTGGGCACGGACAAGTCCAGCACAATTGAATCTGAAAATCATCCAAACTTGAGAAGAGATTTGTTCTTGGGTAGACGATGTGAATCAACTGCTGCAGAATCTTCTGCTTCTAGTTCCACACCAGCCGAGAGATATGAATACCAAGCTGAG GTTAGTCGGCTCATGGACCTCATTGTTAACAGTTTATACAGTAACAAAGAAGTGTTTCTTAGGGAACTTATTAG CAATGCAAGTGATGCTTTGGATAAGCTGCGATTTCTGAGTGTAACAGAGCCTGGACTGTTGAAGGATGCAGTTGATTTTGATATCCGAATTCAAACTGATAAGGATAATGGGATCATATCTATTAC TGATACAGGCATTGGTATGACTAGGCAAGATCTAGTTGATTGCCTTGGAACTATTGCTCAAAGTGGAACTGCAAAGTTTTTGAAGGCTCTGAAG GATAGCAAGGATGCTGGTGGTGACAACAACTTAATTGGTCAGTTCGGTGTGGGATTTTATTCTGCTTTCCTGGTTGCTGATCGG GTGGTTGTCTCGACAAAGAGTCCAAAATCTGATAAGCAGTACGTTTGGGAAGGAGAGGCAAATGCTAGCTCATATACCATAACTGAGGAAACAGATCCGGAAAAGCTGATTCCAAGAGGAACTCGTCTTACTCTTTATCTCAAG AGGGATGACAAAGGTTTTGCTCATCCAGAGCGTATTGAGAAGCTTGTGAAAAACTATTCACAATTTGTCTCGTTCCCAATATACACTTGGCAGGAAAAGGGTTTCACCAAAGAA GTGGAAGTTGAGGAGGATACAGAGGAAGCTAAAAAGGATGCAGAGGAGGCTAAAAAGGATGATCAAGATGGGAAGACTGAG aaaaagaagaaaactaaaactgTTGTTGAGAAGTACTGGGATTGGGAGCTGACAAATGAGACCCAACCAATCTGG CTCCGCAATCCTAAAGAAGTCACTAAAGAGGAGTACAATGAATTctacaagaaaacttttaatgAATACTTGGAGCCATTAGCATCCTCACACTTTACCACAGAG GGTGAAGTAGAATTTAGATCTATACTTTTCGTTCCAGCCTTTGCTCCCTCAGGGAAGGATGACATAATCAATCCCAAGACCAAGAATATAAGACTTTATGTGAAGAGAGTGTTCATTTCAGATGACTTTGATGGAGAACTG TTCCCTCGATACTTGAGCTTTGTCAAAGGTGTTGTTGACTCAAATGACCTCCCACTTAATGTGTCACGTGAAATTCTTCAAGAGAGCCGCATA GTGCGGATTATGAGGAAACGTTTAGTTCGGAAAGCTTTTGACATGATTCTGGGAATATCCATGAGTGAGAACAGAGAG GATTATGAAAAATTCTGGGAGAACTTTGGCAAACACTTGAAATTGGGTTGCATTGAAGACCGTGAGAATCACAAACGTATTGCTCCATTGCTTCGCTTTTTCTCATCCCAAAGTGAGGAAGAACTGATTGGCTTGGATGAATACGTTGAGAACATGAAACCTGATCAAAAGGATATTTATTATATTGCTTCTGACAGTGTGACTAGTGCGAAGAACACCCCTTTCTTGGAGAAACTTGCGGAGAAGGATCTTGAA GTTCTTTTTTTGGTTGATCCAATAGACGAGGTTGCCATTCAAAACCTTAAATCATACAAGGAAAAGAATTTTGTTGACATTAGCAAAGAAGACTTGGATCTAG GTGATAAGAatgaggaaaaggaaaaagaaatgaagCAGGAATTTGGCCAAACATGTGACTGGATCAAGAAACGACTGGGAGAAAAAGTTGCAAGTGTACAAATTTCAAACCGACTTAGCTCTTCACCTTGTGTTCTGGTGTCTGGGAAATTTGGTTGGTCTGCAAACATGGAAAG GCTGATGAAGGCACAGAGTATGGGTGATGCATCCAGCTTGGAATTCATGAGGAGCAGAAGGGTGTTTGAGATCAACCCTGACCATGCCATTATCAGGAATTTGGAT gcTGCATACAAAACGAATCCCAATGATGAAGATGCCCTCAGAGCTATCGATCTTTTGTATGATGCAGCTTTGGTTTCCAGTGGTTTTACG CCTGATAATCCAGCACAACTTGGAGGGAAGATATACGAGATGATGGGTATGGCTCTCACAGGTAAATGGTCGACACCTGATCAGTTCCAGTCCACTGTAGCGCAGCCCCATATCCCAGAAACTGTAGAAGCTGAGGTTGTCGAACCTACTGAGGCTGGCGGTCAGAAGTGA